The nucleotide window ttgcAGGACCATGGTATTCACCTCCAACCCATTATCTCTCAGCGTCCCAGACCCTTTCTTCGAGTCATGGCTCCGCGAAAATGGCTACCCAGAAATCATTGACCAGCATACCTCTACTGCCATCACCACCTCTACAACCACAACCACAGACGCAAGCTCAATCACAAACGGCTTCTTCATCTCACTCTTCTCTCGCATATTcaccctcctctctctcttcaccatCAACCCCTTCTCCAAGCTCACCAATGAAGACCTTGCTGCCCAAACGCCTCCTTGGACCACCATCTTTATTGGGTCTTCTGACTCCTACTCCTTCCCCTTGTCTGTTTCTCAGGCTCGCATGAGGGTCCAAGAGAATGTCAAGCGCTATGCCAGAAATTATGCTACTTTGTTTGTGCTCTTCTTTGCTTGCTCTTTGTatgttctctttctctttctcttttctcaatGGTTTGTGGTTCTTGGGTCAGTTTTGAGAATTGTTTCTGTTTATCTTAAGGGATGTTAGGGGATTTCTAAGTGGTCAAAAAGAGCAAATCTTGGGGGTAATTTGGCTCCAGATGCCATGGGattgatgtttttgtttttgttttcgagAACTGGgttctttttatattactgTTGTGTTGTGTGGAAATTTAGGAATTCAGCTCTCAAATGATATGGCtttctttatctttatctttGGCTTATGAGTGTTGGGTGAGTTTTCAGAATTGGATATTGGTTTGTTATTggataaaagaaaaggatagaatagaaaaacaacaaaagagggtgaaaaataaaaacaagcatttttgtggaaacgaaGGTAAATGTTCTCGGGTTTgctgtttttctttctgtccTGGTTTGATATCAATACCTTGTTCTTAATTTTAAGGATTCTAGTTGGAAGTTTGGAAAGTGCCTCTCCATTTTAGTTGTTGCAAGAACTTCAGCAACTGTAAGGGAGTTGAAAATTTGTACACCTTTTGTCTTATATTGCACTTTGCCTTTCACAGTGTGATAAATATTGTGATTTTAAATCAGCTGGCTGGTAAGCTTATTGTCTGGTTGACCTATAGCGGACAAAAATCTAATAGTCAAATTTCCAAATTGTGATATCTTTTCCTTGGCCTAAATAACTTGAGTATGTATTTTCGGTCTTGCCAATGTTGAAAGGTTGGGGCTGcgatttataaaatttcaagaaatcATATGCTACATGGAATGGTTTGAGGGGTTTAGGTTGTAAGGAGGTCTTGCTGATGAATGCATTTACTCCTATCTAAATGCACTTCTCTCTAGTGAAGCGGAGACGAATAGTAAAGCCACAACTGCGCCTCCTTTCAACAATTTACCTTTATGTGAGAGGGCAGCATAGGCTTAATTGTGTCCTCTATGGTGTCTGGTCTTATTCAGTGTCctgtaaaataaaagaaactatTTGGTCGCCCTTCCCTGTGTCGGTACTCTTTAGCATTTCCTCTTTTGGGGCGTGTGGTTTGGGTTTGATAGTTTATAAGGTTTTTATTTCCTCATcttatttgatattgtttttgtgtttttttaactATATTATTACAGATATCAGATGCCCCTGGCTCTTGTTGGATTGATATCTTGTTTGGCACTATGGGATGTTTTTAAGTTCTGTAGTGAAAGGTGGGGATTGGATCGATACCCAATAATTCGGGAGTGCTTAATTCGTGTTGCTCAATGTGGTGAGTAGTCAACTCTGTGTTTGGGCAGTAGCAGTATTCTCTTGTACATTTTCTGTATATTTAGTATTCTCTTGTACATTAGATATCCATCTGATTCATCCTCCAtccttattttgtttgaaCTACAGAAATATTTTCAGTAATTTTCTGATAGAAGTAATGGTTGAGCTTGTTTCATGTGGAGCTCAGTTTTTCaagataatttattttttacccTTATAAATGGTATTTGGATCTTATCATGCTGTATTTTGCACAGAGTAACAACATAGACAATGCAAAATGGCGAAATCTCCATCCATCTTTTGTGCTGTATGTTATTTGTTGAACTTAAGCTGATGTACTTGTGAGCAACTACAATATATATCTTGGTGTTCTTTAATTTGGGGAACTCTTAAATGGAATAGGAATCACATATCATTAGTTTAGTATGAAAACTGAAAGAGGTTAATACTCTGGTTTGGATGATTAATCTGCTTGGAGTTCTAATGATCTATGAAATGTAAGCTGTAAGTTGGAGCTCCTGAGTGGAGATAAGCCAAACATTTTCTAGTTTTTGCTGTTCATTCTGATGCAATATAATCTCtggattttcttttgtaaCATTGATTGGACTTCATCTTTGCAGTAGCTGCTGTTATCCTGATATGCTCGAATGTTCAAATGGCTCTCTTCTATGCTCTTGGTGTCAGTTATGCAGGTGAGTTTTGGATATATTTCGCATATTCTCTCATATTGAGAAGCCTTATGCACAATTCCTAAGTTCTTTAGGATTTCTCTCCCCCGCCCCCACCCCCCAGAAAAGAGAAATTATTATTCCAATAATGAAAACTTAATAAGTTTTGTGTCATGtatcaaaatcacaaaaattcattaaaccAAAGTCCTTACATTGTGTGATTTAACCCGTACTCTCGAGAAGTTCTATAGTTATCTGAACTTCATGAGAAAAGTGAGTTTAGATAAAATGCTTAAACTTCTCCAAATAAATtgattccttttttcttttgagctaAATTTGTCTATTTATACTGCTTTTTGGCTGTCAAGAAATACATTCTATTTGTATTTCTAGACATCCCTTTTCCTGTGTATGGGATCTTCTAAGGATTTGAACCTATTGTAGGCATGATTCTGCATGCTGGATTTCGGAAGCTGGCTCGTGCAAAGCAAACTCCTCATGGTAGATCGAAATAGCAGGTGTTTTGCAATATAAGTGAAAGTTTTGCTTAACTTTAGCTTTAGGAATTTTTGCTGCAAGAGAGCAATGGGATTTTTTTGTGCAACAGTTAACACCCAAGGTAGTCAAATACTCATGAGCTATATCAACTTTGATCCCATCACGTCTCCAACTCCTGTCCTGAACAACCATGAAGCagggaaaacagaaaaaaaaggcATATAATTCCCTCATCTGTGATTTCATGGCTGACCTCCCCATCGTGTCAAAGCAGATGCCTGTTGTTTTGCCTGCACACTAAACACTCCAGGAAATGATGCAGTGATAGTTGTATGCTTATATAATAGTGTTTTCAGTACATAATGTAACTACTTTATTTTAATGATATGATGAGTTTATTGTTTTTGAAgtgctgaatttttttattttgcaaattcaaattttcttttattttttcagttttgacaATAAATCTGAATTTGAAGATatgtttctgatttatttattttttaattttccagAAGTAGATATTGGGAACGTCTCGTTTGTGCCGGTTCccttaaaaatataaagaataaATTGAAGGATAACGCTTTTATACTGTAAGGTAATAGGCGTTCAGAGGGGGCCGTCATAAAATGTGAAagccattttgtttttatgttatctgaaattaaattaaattattgtttgtttgattAAATAATTACATACATTGATTGAAAAATTAACTTCATATGAACCCATCTGGTTTAGCACAGTCCCAGTACAGTGATAGTTTCTGCCTCACTAAACTGAATTATCAGAAAGGGAATTGaagcaaaacaaacaaatagcATTGTTGGATTTCACAAGCAAAAATATgattattaataaatataaccATTTTGGAAAATATTACAAATGATAATCTTTAAATTAGCAAACCCTAATCGATTATACTCAATGCTGCTACTTGCAAACAAAAttgttaaattaaaaaataatcataaaagatgaaaaaacaCAATTTCTTACAATGATATGTACATCATCAAATCAGGAGATAAATGCATAAACAGGAATCACACTACAAAACAAATATCCAATCACTACTTGAACCTCTTTCAAGCCGGATTGAGATCGCGTGAAACTTGGCCTTGCCATCTGCATCACAAGcattaaatgaaaaatacattAGATATTTGTATTGAACAAAAATTTGGGAGAAAGCAGTTCCCTCTTCctaaaagagaggaaaagtAATTTAACTGACAAAGATATCTCAACTAAGAGGACTTGATCTCcatatttttcaattcttACTCTATGAGTTGTTTTCTTTGTCCCATCTTAATTTCTTGCCTGTATCTCTTTTAGTTCCCTGATCTGAATGCATCACTACTATCACTTTTTATACGGTTCTCTTGCcctataggtttttttttaaatgatgaAATCTGGGAATGCTGACGAAAACTTCTTATCTATATGATTGTTCAATCCTTTCAACAGAAATCGTATGAAGCAACTTTCAGAGTTTTAGTACCTTTTCAAGTCTTTAGAAACTAAAATCTTTTAGTTTACATTACAATCAGTTACAATGGGTATCTgacaagattttttttccaaaaaaaacgACTGGTCAAGCTCAAAAGAGAAAGGTAAAAGACAGCACAGTATGTTTTGATAATTGTGGAaagatttcaaattttggtatttttgtcGTTGGAAATAGCTTGAATTGTGAATTGTGAGAAATTAGTCTGGAAACAAAAATTGCCTACCTTCTAAATCAAGATAAATTACTACGTTAAAGAAACAACTAGGCTAACCTTGAGAGCAAAAATCTTGCAAGTGGGCTTATGTTTGCGTTGGATTGAAATTCCTTGTTCTGCTGCCTTTTCTTGTCTTCTGCCTTTGTGTTCTGAGTTTCTTCAGAAGCTGTCTTGCCCTTGGTGAAAATGCGAGCAGCCAGCTCCTGCAGATCTTTCAATGAAGATTCCTTTGAACTATTTGAACTGCAAAGATTTTCTTCTATGAGTCCTATAGACTACATGCCACCATTTTAAGTGGTGAGAAAGATTAGGACCAATATGAAAAAGATAGGATGTGTGAAACCTTGCTAATCGCTGAAGCAATTTGCTGACAAAA belongs to Prunus persica cultivar Lovell chromosome G4, Prunus_persica_NCBIv2, whole genome shotgun sequence and includes:
- the LOC18781183 gene encoding PRA1 family protein H, giving the protein MVFTSNPLSLSVPDPFFESWLRENGYPEIIDQHTSTAITTSTTTTTDASSITNGFFISLFSRIFTLLSLFTINPFSKLTNEDLAAQTPPWTTIFIGSSDSYSFPLSVSQARMRVQENVKRYARNYATLFVLFFACSLYQMPLALVGLISCLALWDVFKFCSERWGLDRYPIIRECLIRVAQCVAAVILICSNVQMALFYALGVSYAGMILHAGFRKLARAKQTPHGRSK